Within the Catenulispora sp. GP43 genome, the region TGGTCGACGTCGACGGTGAGCTCCTCGGCGCCGCAGACACACGGCCGGCCCAGACCGCGCGCGACGACGGCCGCGTGCGAGGTCTTGCCGCCCTGGCTGGTCAGGATGCCGGCCGCGGCCAGCATCCCCGGCAGGTCCTCGGGCCGGGTCTGCGGGCGCACCAGGATCACCGTCTCGCCGCGGGCGTTGCGGCTCGCGGCCGCGTGGGCGTCGAACACCACGCGTCCGACAGCGGCGCCGGGGGACGCGGCCACACCGGTCGCGAGCCGTGCCGGCAGGGCCCGGTCGTCGAACCGCGGGAACAGCAGCTGCGCCAGACGGTCGCCGGTGACGCGCAGCACCGCCTCCTCGCGCGTGATGTGTCCCTCGTCGACGAGATCGGCGGCGATCCGGAACGCCGCCGCCGCGCTGCGCTGCCCGACGCGGGTCTGCAGCATCCACAGCTTCCCGCGCTCGACGGTGAACTCGATGTCGCACATGTCGCGGTAGTGGTTCTCCAGCGCGCGGAGGTTGTCGCACAGCTCGGCGAAGGACTTCGGGTCCAACCGCTCCAACTCCTGCAGCGCCACCGCGTTGCGGACGCCGGCGACGATGTCCTCGCCGACCGCGTGCCGCAGGTAGTCGCCGTACACACCGGGGGCGCCGGTGGCGGGATCGCGCGTGAACGCCACGCCGGTCCCGGAGTCCGTGCCGAGGTTGCCGAAGACCATCAGGCAGACGTTGACCGCGGTACCTAGGTCGTCGGGGATGTGTTCGCGCTTGCGATAGACCCGGGCGCGTTCGCCGTCCCAGGACCCGAACACCGCACGGATGGCCAGATCCAGCTGTCGCCGCGGATCCTGCGGGAACGGACGTCCGGTCTCCTCCTCGACGATGTTCAGGTAGACCCGGCTCAGAGAACGAAGATGCTCGGTCGTCAGACTGTCGCGCCAGTCGCCGGCGGCGTCCCGGTACTCCTGGAAGACCGCCTCGAACGGCTCCTCGTCCATACCCAGGACGGTCAGGGCGAAAGAGCGGACGAACCTGGCGTAGCTCTCCCAGGCGAAGCGCTCGTCGCCCGACCAGACGGCGAGCCGTTCGACGCTCTGATCGTTGAGCCCGACGTTCAAGACGGTGTCCATCATGCCCGGCATCGAGCGCTTCGCTCCGGAGCGGACCGCGACGAGCACCGGGCGGTCGGCGTCGAAGCGCTCGCGGACTTCGTCCTCGAACTGCTTCCAGGCGTCGGTCACCTGGTCCTGGAGGCTCGCCGGTTCGGCTCCGGTCTCCAGGAAGACGCGGCACGCCTCGGTGGTGACGGTGAACCCCGGCGGGACGTCCAGCCCCATCCGCGTCATCTCCGCCAGCCCGGCGCCCTTGCCGCCGAGCAACTCGGCCATGCCCCGGCCGCCTTCGGCGAATCTGTACACGTATTTGTCCATCACCAGCTCCTCGCTGCGTCGGGCTCGATCGGCCCACGAAAACTCACCCTCAGCGTCGTCCGCGCGACAGGACCCTGGCAGAGGCCAACGGAGGGGCGGGAAGCGGGACTTTCGACCCTGACCCCGGGCACCCGACGCGGCGTTCAGCCTTCGGGGACGATGATCACCGGGCAGTGCGCGTGGTGCAGCACGGTGTGCGCCAGCGCGCCGACCCGCATGCCCGGCTGTTCCCCGGTGCGCGCGAGGCCGCCGATGACGAGCGCGTCGACGAGCCGGGTGGAGTCGACGAGCATGCGGCTGGGCGTCCCGGGGAACGCCTGGCACGAGACGCGGACGTTCGGATACTTCTCCTGCCACGGCTCAAGCGCCGCCGCGAGCAGGTTCACGCGGTTGACCCGGACAGCGTCGATGATCTCGTCCGCGAACCCGCTGTCGGCGACGTACAGCGGCGACGGGTCGTCCCAGACGTGGAGGGCGAAGACCTCCGCGTTCCGGAGCGCCGCCTCGGCGAACGCGAACTCCAGGATCCCGGCACCGGCACCCGGACGGTCGACGTCGATGCCGGCCATGATCCGGCCGGTGGCCGGCGACCCGGCGCCGCGGGCGACCATGACCGGGCAGGTCGCGAGGTCCAGCACACGCAGCGCCACCGAGCCCAGCAGCTGGCCGACGAACCCGCCGCGGCCGCGTCCCCCGACCACCACGAGCGAGGCGTCACGTCCCTGGCCGGCGAGCGCCCCGGCCGGGTCGCCGCCGGCCGACACGGTGTGCACGGTCAGGCCGGGATTCTCCGCACGCAGTCGGACGGCGGCCTTGTCCAGCATGGCCTGGGACGCGGCGGCGACGGCCGCCTCCGCCGCGATCCCCGGCGGCAGGCCGAAGGTCCCCGGCGGGATCCACTGATAGGCGTGGACCAGGCGCAGCGTCGCGTCTCTGGCGACGGCTTCCCGGACGGCGCAGCTCACGGCGTACGTGCTGTGCTCGGTGTCGTCGAATCCGACGATGACGGGCTGGCTCACAGCGGTCTCCTCCTCGAAGGGCTGGTCGGTGGTGGGTGCCGGAGCCAGCCTCGTGGCGTCCGGCCGGCCCGGACAGTGCCCTTGGACCCGCCGTGCGCGGGTCCCGAGGCCCTACGGCCCAGCGCGACCGGTCGCCACGCTGATCTCGTGGAGACCGACCTGAAGGAGACGACCGCGATGATGTACCAGTACGGACACCACGGCATCGGAGCCTGGGGCTTCCTGATGACCCTCGGCATGCTGGCCTTCTGGGCGCTCCTGATCGCCGTCGGGGTGACGCTCTACCGCCTGAGCTCCGCCCACGCGCACCTGCCCACCGCACCCCCGCCAGACCAGGACGCCGAGCAGGTCTTGGCCCGGCGCTTCGCCGCCGGCGAGATCGACGAGAAGGAGTACACCGCGCGGCTGACCGTGCTGCACGGGCAGCCTCCGCAGCAACCGGGCGGGTCCTGATCCGGGCACAACCGAGCGGGCACGGCGGGAGGACGTCACTGTGGTCTCACCCGGCCGCCCGCCGCGTCGTTCCACACACGGCACTGGCGGCCGG harbors:
- a CDS encoding universal stress protein, with product MSQPVIVGFDDTEHSTYAVSCAVREAVARDATLRLVHAYQWIPPGTFGLPPGIAAEAAVAAASQAMLDKAAVRLRAENPGLTVHTVSAGGDPAGALAGQGRDASLVVVGGRGRGGFVGQLLGSVALRVLDLATCPVMVARGAGSPATGRIMAGIDVDRPGAGAGILEFAFAEAALRNAEVFALHVWDDPSPLYVADSGFADEIIDAVRVNRVNLLAAALEPWQEKYPNVRVSCQAFPGTPSRMLVDSTRLVDALVIGGLARTGEQPGMRVGALAHTVLHHAHCPVIIVPEG
- the ppdK gene encoding pyruvate, phosphate dikinase — translated: MDKYVYRFAEGGRGMAELLGGKGAGLAEMTRMGLDVPPGFTVTTEACRVFLETGAEPASLQDQVTDAWKQFEDEVRERFDADRPVLVAVRSGAKRSMPGMMDTVLNVGLNDQSVERLAVWSGDERFAWESYARFVRSFALTVLGMDEEPFEAVFQEYRDAAGDWRDSLTTEHLRSLSRVYLNIVEEETGRPFPQDPRRQLDLAIRAVFGSWDGERARVYRKREHIPDDLGTAVNVCLMVFGNLGTDSGTGVAFTRDPATGAPGVYGDYLRHAVGEDIVAGVRNAVALQELERLDPKSFAELCDNLRALENHYRDMCDIEFTVERGKLWMLQTRVGQRSAAAAFRIAADLVDEGHITREEAVLRVTGDRLAQLLFPRFDDRALPARLATGVAASPGAAVGRVVFDAHAAASRNARGETVILVRPQTRPEDLPGMLAAAGILTSQGGKTSHAAVVARGLGRPCVCGAEELTVDVDHKRFTTADGTVVHDGEYISIDGTSGHVYAGEVPLIASPLVRHFQGTPDDGSGTEDASVPAVDRILGWADDCRRLGVLANADTVADAEQARRFGAAGIGLCRTEHMFLGERRPLVEALILADTPTGRREALDALLPLQRTDFTGILRAMDGLPVTVRLIDPPLHEFLPDLTELSVKVAIADGHDPSWVHDTHVLEAVRRMHEQNPMLGLRGVRLGLTVPGLFAMQVRALAEAAAALRADGFDPRPEIMVPLVGDARELRIVRLEVEQVLAEVAAATGVTVPCPIGTMIELPRAALTAGQIAEAADFFSFGTNDLTQTTWGFSRDDVEASFFPAYLDRAVFQTSPFQTIDPVVGQLVRTAAVAGRAVKPDLGLGVCGEHGGDPESIRYFDEAGLDYVSCSPYRVPAARLEAGRATLLGKAP
- a CDS encoding SHOCT domain-containing protein; translation: METDLKETTAMMYQYGHHGIGAWGFLMTLGMLAFWALLIAVGVTLYRLSSAHAHLPTAPPPDQDAEQVLARRFAAGEIDEKEYTARLTVLHGQPPQQPGGS